TGCGACAGCGACGAGGCTTGGCCGACAGCTCGTTCATGCTCGGCCGGAAGCGGGGCGGGACGGGAGTCGGCTGTCAGCTGACTCTGGCGATCGCCGAGCCAGTATCCACCGAGGGCGACCAGCATCATCGAGCCTGCCACCACACTGATGGTGGGAAAGTGAAAGCGATACTTGGGGGATCGTAACTCCGGGTAACTCATGAGAAACTCCTTAACCAATAAGAAGTAACGACTTACGAATTGGTGAAAAACTCGAAAATAAGATGAATCGAAATAGAGAACAATCGCTTGCGACTTCGGCAGCAACTCTTCACGACTTCAGCATCAGCAGCTCGTCGCGCCAGGGCAGCTTGGCCGTAGCTGTCGGGGCGATCGACCAGTCGTCTGCCAAAATGACCGACGCGTCGCTCGCAGCGCTTCTTCCTATGCAGCGTGCATGCCAATTGGCGTGCGGAAGCGGGGAGGAATCGCTGCTAGCGATGCTCGCACGATGCGGCTCTACGAGGTCGCTACCACTTTGCTACGCGGCAAAGTCCAGCTTGGTTTAGTCACCTCGGGATTACGTTTTTTTCAGCCAGCGGAGACTCGTAAAAATCGGTCAGGGAGTGATTGCTCTTGCCACGGCGTAACTTTCTGGCTCCCTTGGGGTTTAACGCTGGGGCTCGCTTGCCGCCACTAACTGCTTGCCAGCACTGGTGCTTGCGACCACCCTGCCCATCGCCCCTGTCTGCCAATTTCTCTGCTTGGGAGAGTCCGAATGGAAGATCACCTGCCCCGTCCTGTCCTTCGATTTGCCGCCCAGTCGCTGCGGCGTCTTACGCTGGCAGTTGCCGCCGTAAGTGCTTCTGCACCAGGTGTTTGCGGCGGATATGCTGCGGCTGCCGACTGGCCTGGATTTCGAGGCCCCACGGCCAACGGCTTGACGAGCGAAGTGGCCCTCCCCACGTCGTGGAGCAAGGACGAAAACGTCGCCTGGAAGCTAGCAATTCCGGGAGCTGCCTGGTCGCAGCCGATTGTGTGGAAAGGAAAGGTCTACCTCACCACCGCCGTGACCGAGAACCAGTCGAAGCCCTCGACCGGAGCCGCGGGTGGTCGTGGCGGACGTCCGGGTGGCGGCTTTGGACCTCCCGGCGCAGGTGGTCCTCCTCCAGGCGGAGTTCCGGGTCGTCCCCCACGCGGCGAAGGTCCTCCCGGGGAACGTCCAGGTGGAGCTCCTGGCGGATTTGGTGGTGGGCGCGAGCGGGCCCCGGCCAGCAACTACCAGTGGAAAGTGATCTGCCTCGATCAAGCGACCGGCAAGCTCGAGTGGGAGAAAGTGGCCCACGAAGGGAAGCCTGCTATCGGCATCCACCGGACCAACACCTACGCTTCGGAAACTCCCGTGACCGACGGCGAGCGGCTGTATGTTTACTTCGGCATGACCGGGCTCTATTGCTACGATCTCGCCGGCAAAGAGCTTTGGAAAAAAGACCTCGGCACGTACGAAATGCAGAACGGCTGGGGAACCGGCAGCTCGCCAGCGGTCGACGATAAGCGGCTCTACATCCAGTGCGATAACGAGGAGAAATCGTTCCTCGTTGCCTTGGACAAAACCGATGGCAAAGTGCTGTGGCAAAAGGATCGGGATGAGAAGTCGAACTGGTCGACCCCGTATCTCTGGAAGAACAAGCTGCGGACCGAGCTGGTGACCGGTGGTGGCAACAAGATGCGTTCGTATAACCCCGAAACGGGCGAGCTGCTGTGGGAGTGTGGTGGCGGTGTCAGCCGCTGCTCGGCCACCCCGGTGGGCAACGACGACATGCTGTTCGTCGGCACCGGCGGGGGACAAGGTTCGGGACCACTCCTGGCCATCAAAGCGGGAGCCAAGGGGGACATCAGCCTCTCGGGAACCGATAGCTCAAGCGACTTCGTCGCCTGGAGCGTCGAACGGGGTGGACCACCGATGGCCTCGCCGCTGCTCTATCAGGGGCTGCTGTATGTCCTCGATCAGCGCGGCGGTGTGATCACCTGCTACGACGCTGCCACCGGCAAACAGCATTACAAAGAACGTCTTCCCGGCGCCACCGGTTTCTATTCCTCGCCGTGGGCCTGCGGCGACACGGTCTATGTGATGGATCAAGAGGGAACAGCGTTTGTGCTGAAGGCTGGCCCAACGCTCGAAGTGCTGCAGACCAACAAGCTCGGCGAGATGTTTTGGTCGAGCGTTTGCGTGGCCGACGGCAGCTTGATCCTGCGAGGCATCGACAACATCTACTGCATCAAGCCCTAAGCTACGAACGATAGCGCATGAAAAAACGCAAGGTGGAAAGCTGAAGAGCGTTCCACCTTGCGTCGTTTATCGGCCGAAGTTTGCGAGCAGTTCGAGCGCGTCCGGCACTAGAACTCGAGCTGATACTTCTGCGACATCACTTGGCGAACCTTGGCGGTTTCGTTGTCCATCTCGGCGAAGATGGCGCGGGCCGTGGTGGCTCCTTGAGCCTTCTGCTCGGCACCAATCGCGCGACGCTGACCGGCGACGTTGTTCCACTGCACGGTATAGTCGTAGCCCCCACCCCAGAAGCCGCCGTAGCTGCTCCCCGAGGTGGTGTACTCTTGATAAACCTGCGCCTTCATCGCCGCGCTGTTAATGCCAATTCCCTTGAGCGCGGTCGAAGCATCGCGCATCCGCTGCGTGGTGTAGCGGCCGTAGGCGAGCATTTCCGGATCGACGTTCAGCACCGGCAAGCGATCGATACGACGAGCCCAGTTGTCGAGCCACATCGCGTTTTGGCCAAGGGTCTTCGAGCTCGACGATTCACGCCGCGCATCGTCACGAATCGCGGTAATCGCCTTGAAATACTGCTGGGTCGAGAGCGCCACGCGGCTCGCTTCCGGAAGCTGCGACTGCGAGCGCGACTTGTTCGCCGCAATCAGAGCGGCTGTTGGGTGATCGATCAGCGTGAGGACACGCTTGCGACCTTCGCGCGACATCGGGCCGTGGAAGCTGAAGCGGTTGGCCTCGGTGCTGGCGGTCCATGTTTCAATATCGTCGATCATCAGCCCCAGGTTCGTGAGCGCCTCGATCAAAATCGGCTTGGCGTAAGGGGCGAGGATCGTTGCATCTTGATTGAAGTGCACCATCAAGCGGCCGAACGATTCGTCGGTCACCGCCATCTCGAGCACCACACCCCGC
This window of the Pirellula staleyi DSM 6068 genome carries:
- a CDS encoding PQQ-binding-like beta-propeller repeat protein encodes the protein MEDHLPRPVLRFAAQSLRRLTLAVAAVSASAPGVCGGYAAAADWPGFRGPTANGLTSEVALPTSWSKDENVAWKLAIPGAAWSQPIVWKGKVYLTTAVTENQSKPSTGAAGGRGGRPGGGFGPPGAGGPPPGGVPGRPPRGEGPPGERPGGAPGGFGGGRERAPASNYQWKVICLDQATGKLEWEKVAHEGKPAIGIHRTNTYASETPVTDGERLYVYFGMTGLYCYDLAGKELWKKDLGTYEMQNGWGTGSSPAVDDKRLYIQCDNEEKSFLVALDKTDGKVLWQKDRDEKSNWSTPYLWKNKLRTELVTGGGNKMRSYNPETGELLWECGGGVSRCSATPVGNDDMLFVGTGGGQGSGPLLAIKAGAKGDISLSGTDSSSDFVAWSVERGGPPMASPLLYQGLLYVLDQRGGVITCYDAATGKQHYKERLPGATGFYSSPWACGDTVYVMDQEGTAFVLKAGPTLEVLQTNKLGEMFWSSVCVADGSLILRGIDNIYCIKP